Genomic segment of Cryptococcus neoformans var. neoformans JEC21 chromosome 5 sequence:
TTCCGTAGTTCGCATATAATAGGTGGGTATCAGGATCCCTGAATTAATTTGACCGCCCGACGAGTCCCAGAGTAGTACTTTTATACAACCATGTATGACaacattattattattattacaCTATACTCAAATCCAGCTAGCTCTTCAGAAGAGCTTTTTTTCCACTCATCGCTCCATCTTCTGCCTATGCGTCCAAAGTCACTGGCCGGTCATTTATACGCAGCAACACTGCCCTCCCTCCACATTCTCCCGCCATCGTCagtttcttcatcaagaCCCCACTCGAGCCCAGCCTCGTCACCAATTTCCTTTGCTACCCTTTGTAAATCCATCAAAACTTTACCCTTCCTGGTAGGTGCCGTCTTTGGAATCTTAGAGCCAGGTGACATTATAGACCGCTGTGCTTTTGGTGTTCGCAAGGCACCGGGCGGCGCCATTGAAAGACTTCGCGACCTTGCTCGAGCGCGAACGACTACAGCCGGCAAAGAAGTTAATCTAATATGTGAAGGAGCAGGTGAGGATGTTGAAAATGTGCTAGTTGAATTCTTGAGTTCTTTAGGAGTAGACAGTGAATTTGGATGGGTCGAACGTTTGGCAGGAAGCGGGGGAGGGAGCATGAGCCGTGCCTGTGGGTTACCACCACTGCCAGACGATGGATTTTGTGGGTCGGATACTGGACGAGGCTGAGAAGGCCTATAGCTCGATGGAGGAGTGGGAAGCGTATATTTGGAGCTTGcttgagatgatgagccTAAAGTCGGCCTAAACAAGCCCATTGATGGCACAAGCGTTTTTACCATATCTGACGGCAGTCGGCCTGTATGCTCCGGCCCTAGTTTGATTCCGACATCTGCGGCCCTCACGCTCCACTCAGTCCTAATAGGGCTAGAACTGTGTTTCGGAGACGATGAACAGGCTATGATAGATGATGAATCAATATTTGACAGTAAATCCAGTTCGTCTTCACTaccctcttcatcagaaGATGGGTGACGCATGGGAGAACGAATGAGGGAAAAACGGGTACGTTTAATGCTAGACGAGGATGACTGAAGCCCAAGAGTGTCTGATGGACGTCGTAGAGCACTCTTATGAGGAAGCGAGGTAGCAACATTGTCGCTGGACAAAGATGCACTTCGCATACCGTCAGTAGACGGGGGCGGAGTTGGGTGATACATAACCCCGGTCTGCTTGTAGGCGTCTGTGACATAATTGCTTGATATCGGATGTGTTAATGAAACGGATGGCGAAGGAGTAGGACGTGCAGCTTGAGTGGGAACAGGGGAAAAGATATCGggacgaggaggtgaagaaggtggaagTGACAACAGCGGGGATCTTGACGGCTTATGAAGGGAGGCAATGGGTGGGGATGAAGGCGCGACAGACGACGTCGGAGGGGGTGACGGGAGCGGTGCCGTTTCTTGGGGCTTGCGAATGAAGTTGCTAGAAGGCTCGCGGGGCGGTAGTGCGGTATCTGTCGTAAAGCGGGggtcgtcatcatcactgACGGATTCGATGACACGGCGCCTATGTTTTCTAATcgcagatgatgatctcAAGGACGGAACCTTCAtgttgagaagaggcgAATGTTTTGTTCTCAGCTGGGGTGTGTCAGTTGACACATTAACCTGTGAGGGGTTGCTCTCCCCCTTCGCGACATCGACAGGTGTCACTGTATGTGTGTTCGCAGTCGAAGAATGGATTGCCCGCTTTCTCCAGTTGCACCGCCTGTATGAATGTCTTCCCAGACATACTCCTGCCGTCTTCGCTCTCTCCCCACCTGCTTCTCGGCAAAGTCTACATGTCCTCTGTTTGGTTGGCCCGGCCCCCTCGACCAACCGAGTATCAGCGGCAAAAGACTTGCCTGACGGTCGACTATGCGTCGCCGATTTTCGTGCTAACCCACAGAATAATCAGTTGTGTCATTTTTTGAACTCCATAAGATAGACGCACCAAACTGCTCGAATGACCCTGATGAATCCTCAAAAATGCAGCTGTCAGTCCTTCCTGGACAGAAGGGAGCTTGATCCTTTCTAGTGCCACCAGCGGCACGACAGCTGTCACATCTGAAAAGCTTTTCATCATACCTTTTGATAGTCTCTGTTGAGTTTGACGGTTTCCTGAGTTGAATAATCGAATGATTTCCAGATGATGTATCCTCCATTGGTCGTTCGCCGGGCATGCgcttttttcctttgctCTTGGATAATGCTGAAGAGCCACTTGTCGCTGAAGAACCACTTAGTGAACGACGTATCCGAGCCGGAGGTGGGGTGAAAAGATCTGCAAGAGTAGGAGTCGAAATAGACTTGGGAACGCAATCCAAGAGATGGTGCTCAGAAGGTTTTTCCTCCATGCCACCGGTTGACTTGGATCGAGGACGAGGTGGGATCACCACTTCGATGATGGTGCGTCGTTTCGGTCGCCGTGATACGATAGGGGTGCCCTATAGGAAGTCAGTTTGCGGAAACATGGTGTCTTTACGAACACACGCACATGCAAGCTTGATAAAGCTGATAAATTATCTCGAACACCTTTCTCCTCCGCATCACTATCGCTGATGGCTTCTAACTCATCCTCCGAAGAGGCCTTGTTGTCCGACGCGAAAAGGTCATCTAaggtgggaagaggaagaatctGAGTGCCCCGCGATCTTGGAGATACATCTAAATATTCTTCAAAGCCTGCAGGTTTCTTCGAGTCGTGTTCAGACAGAGAATCTTCGTCCTCGTTATCCGATCCAAAGGTCGATTTTCGCCGTTGTTCCGCACGCATGAATTCTCTGAAGTCtgcatcatcctcctccgtccAAGCTTGATGGAAtccttccacttcttcccattccGGAAGTTGAGGGTCCAGACCTGCCTTCTCATCCCAGTCTCCcaactcatcctcgtccgACTCGAAGTCAtgacctcctcctcccgtcgattctccatcatcaccttcctttTGTCCAAACCACATGGGTTGTTGCAGAGCTCTCAGCTTGCCCCTATCCTTCACTATTGTTCCTGTTGCCAGGTCAatctcgtcatcatcctcgacaTCCCGATATTTCTCAAACAATAAATCCCAGCTTGATTTGAGCTTGTCTCTTGATTCTTGTCGTCGGCGAGCTAgctcctcttttttccaCTGCTCTCGACTGAAAACGGAACCTGACCTGATCCTTACCCCTGTGGTAGTGAATGGAGCAGAATAATGAGGAGAAAATGGTTGATTACTAGCTCCATACTCGTAAGGAAAGATTGAACCCCCACGGCGGAatgcaggagaagaaaaggaagggcgGAGATGGGACGGATTTGAAGGGCCTGCTATGGGGGTTGCAGGAGAGAACATTGTCAGGGCCGGGGGCTTTTGTGCCCATGGATgggggagaaagatggaCGGAGGGCGATCGATATGTGTGAAAGTAAGAGTAATAGTGGACAAGGAAACAACAATGCAAAGAAGTCACGCTCGCCTTTCGTGGTGTTTACGTCCTAGCACTCAAATCAAACCGCCGCGCTAATTAGACTCCATCAAATAAATAATTATAAAACCTCGCGTCTGATTATTTTCGTCAATCATGAATTTCGTTGGTTGACTACGCTACTAATGGAATAATTCATGTCCAGACGTCCCCACGCATAATCATGCATAACCATCCATGCTCTCCTAATGGACGTCGCTATCAGTCATATCTACAGCTAAATGAAATCACTTCTTCACTCGATCAATGGATTTCATTCAGGCGAAGTCGCGTGCGAAAATAAGGATGGATATCTTGACTTTACATCCCGCTCAGTTACGTCTCCAGCATCTACCCATTTGTCTCATAGCCCAGTAAAACACACACTGAATTCAGAGGTCAGCCAACCTCCATAAGCCTCTAGATCCTTGAGAAACGTACTCCGATGAACCTGACCATTGACAGCGCGAATGTCGCCCATAAAATCGCTTGAAAGTAAATTTGCTGCTTGTCTTGTAATTTGTCGCCATCATGCTCCAGAGCCTGAGTAATACAGGTACCATTGGTGGACACAATTACTGTTCCGTTGTCAGGATTGTATGAGCTGGGGAGGCAAGCTTCTACGAGCTGCTTAGTTGTATCGAGACCATTGAGGGTTTGTATGGAGATAGCAAGTGCAGCGTTAGAAAGCAACCACACCACTACAAGGCGGGTTCTGAAAGTTCGATTTTGATCCTAACGATGTAGTTTCTGGTCAGAATCGGAATTATTTGTCAGGGATATGAGTACTTACATCAAGGTTGGGTTTCTCATCGGCTTCTTCAGGCTTGTATGGTGCAACTGCACGTTGTACAACTTGCTTAAATGACTCATCCAGTTCGCCTTGACTCTATCAAACCCATCAGCAATCAGTTACGCCAACTCTTGGTGTTCATATTCACTCTTTGTTGTTCCTCTACTACGGCcgtttctccatccttctccttgcttGACGAGATCGCTGGTAAAGCCTCTGCTCTGTCTGAGCCCTTGGTACCCCAAGAAACATCATGCAGGTTGCAAAATGCATAGACATTCAGGATGTTGGTAAATGAAGGAGCAAGAAGCTGTATGGCACAGTTGAGTAAAACACATTAGCATAAGAAGATACCCAGCATCTACCACGTACCATATATTGCGGGAAAGAACTAAACATGTGCCAGGGGTCCCTCTACATTCTAGTCAGACTGAATACTCAATTAAATAGGAGAATATGTGATAAGACTTACATAAAGGAATGATGCAATGAGGTAGATACCAATAGTGGACATGATGGCTGCCACCAAGACCCCGTTCGTGGAATTGAAAAGATTACCGAGCTTAGCATCTATACTTCCTCCGTCTCTCAAGGCCCCCTGCACCCCCTCCATCACATCAACAACTCCTCCATTTATAGACTAGATGATAACATACTTTGAAGGCAACGACAGATAAGATGATAGAGCAAATGATCAGATAGAGAGATAAGAAGGCGTAAACCCTGACAATGCATATTAgcttctccacctctgGAAACAACCAAGAGTGCTCTTACCAAAGAGTGAGAATGTATAgccctttctctcctttggGTCGGTTGCCCAAAGCCAGGACGAGTTGCAACATTAAAAAGGCCAAATATACCCATGTGAACACAAGATTGATCCAGTGGGTCTAAATTAACATTGTTAGAGAATGACAGTCCTGTTTATGCAGAACACTTACAACGTCAGCCGTACCGAATAAATTGATATTGGCACTCTCAGGAAGCAGTTCGATGATAATTGAGAATGTGAGCCAAAGATTGGCGAGAGCGAACCAGGAGAAAATGAGACTGAAGCTGaattgaaagaagaataaaAGGTCAACCGGTTAATACCATTAAAGTTTAGATATCCTCATGCAGATAGACGTACACATTATACTAGAAGTAGTTAAGGTCAGAATAAGGCATATTAGGTAGTAAGAGATTCGACTCACAATTGCCTGTATATGTAAAAAAAGCATCCTGATAGGGCCATGACCACTTCGATATAGTCTAAAAAAATGGAAAACAGAATACTGAAGCGCTTTGTAAGTTTCGCAAGGTAGAAAGTGGTCGCATGTGCTTACGACTGAGGCGGCAAAAGAGCCATtcaaccatcttcttctctggcTAATAAGTTCAGCTGCTTGCTCCGGGACGTCCGTTTCCGCCTTGCTAGGTTTGACGTATTGTAGAACCCATTTTTCACCTTTCTTCGCGACAAGCTCAAAACAAAGAATACTGCAAGAGCGCTGCTGAAGCCCAAGTACATTGATTGAGAGCATTGACATACCGGTCTTCTGCCAAGAACATGTTTTTAGTAAAAATGCCCATGCCATATATTCCTTTCTTGCCCAGCCTCGCCGCCACTATTAACAATTCAAGCGTCAATCTGTCGTTGGCTGCGCTAACATGATAAAACATAGCCACTCACAAGTTGCATCACCATGGAAGTACTGGGTTAAAGGGCGGCCTTGGATTGCTTTATAACGATAGGCACTGAAAGCACCTGGTAGAACGCTCACGCTATTGTCCATTGCCGTCAGGATTTCTTCAACCGTCACGTTTACGGTACTCACTATCCGAAGCTGCTTTCCAGTGGCTTATCCAAGATGTTTGACATCTTATATTCGAAATTTTGAGCTGCCACCAAAGGATTGAAAAGCTTGACTCCTTTCTTGATCATAGCATGGATTTCTCCACAAGCACCGCCTAGGTTTCGATTATTCTGCTCATTGTCCCTGGTCAAAAGTATGCTCGCATATTATCATCTAGTTACCACCCACGTAAAACGCTTCCCATACTACTTATGTCAGTCACCATCGTTAATCAAAGGTCACTCACGATGATAGATTGCCTTATGGCCGGGCTTTGTTCCCGCGTCCAGCAGCACACAAATCTCTGGCTGAAGTTGCCTCCCTAGAGCATTGAACAGCCAGCGATGGGAGTTAATTTTCTTTGAGTTCTCTTGTTTCAAAACAAAGATTATTTGCACTGGTACCTATGCAGAAATTTAGCGAGGTTTTGACCGGAAACTAAATGTTTTTACAAGATTATTGGGTTCTCCAGGATGCGGCTGGACTAACTGAGGGGTGGCATCTATAGATAGCTGAGTTGTATACTGCTTACCGATCTGAGTATACTGAAAGACATAGCCGGAGAGATGAGACTCACTTCGAATATATGAGCTGCTGTCTTTTTCCCATCAACTTCTTTCTTGAGGATACCGTCTTGGAATACACCGATAGTCTGCAGTACGTCTAACACTTGTTTATCCATTGGATCTAAACCATCAGCCACCAGAGCAACCACAATTTTCTGCCAGCCTGGACGGCCTTCTTCGGCTGAGCGGCGCCAGAATTTAGATCTTAAGAGTTGATGTGTCAATAACCGCTAGAAAACTCTAGATTACCCAACTTACGCTTTGGTATTGCAGATGTCACGAATATTAAGCATGACATTATGCAGAGTCCTGGCATATAATATTTTATCCTCATTGTCTGATACACAAAGCGCTTAGCCCATGGTTTGGCAATCTAATCAATGATTGTAAGGAAACGCACAGCTCGTGATAGCAATGAGAAGTTCAGTTTCTCGGTTGTAGGAAGTTGTTTTTAGCTTCCACCCATTCTCAGGAGTGAAATCATCGGGATCGCATGTCGCAGCCGTGTATCGCATATGCCTGAAACAATATCATCGGCCACGATAGAAATATTTGGCCACTGAACTCATGACTTACGAGAACTCGTTCGACGCCTTGTCTAAAAGGACAAATTAGATAAATACATATGGTAAACCGTCGCAGCTTACCAATGAGCCATTTGGCTTCTACAGAGCTCGAAACAGGTCCTGGCACAGCGTAGCTATCCAAAAGTCAATCTTGCATTGAAAAAGACACGTCGAGCATGAAAAACCTACTCGGCAATGAAATTGCCATTCGTTAATTTGATCCTTTTAGTGGTTGCGCCGCGACGAGGAGCAGTCTGCCTTGTCAAGAAATCGGCTCCTGCGCTGGAAATTGAGGCAGAAGATGCGAGGGGAAGGTCGGGTCCGCCACTCAAGTATGGATCGGTCGTAAGGaatgttgatgaggaagcaGGCCTGATGGGGTGGATCAGCTTTAGTACATCATGAATTACCCTCTGCCGCCGACTGACCCAGTTGTCAACGGCGTTAACTCTTCATTGTCTTCGTTATTGACGGCGGCCCACGATCCATGTCGCCGACTACGACCGCCGTATCCTACGTCTCCTGTATGATCGTACTGATAGCCCTGCTGTCCTTGATAATGGGTTAGTTGAGGTGGATAGTAGGACTGATACTGGTCCGACTGTGGGTAAGGTGTATTAGGGTTGACTGATGGAGTGAAGGATGAATCTACTCTGGCTGAATTGGTAAAGGGATCATGATGGCGGGTCATGGCAATTGTACTAGTCTGCAATAGTCAATAATTCCTGGAAAGGCGGGAATGATATCAGCCTTTAGGCCTTGATGTGGTTGAGCATAGATAGTAAAATAAACGGGAAACTTTATATAGATGTCAGAAATCCATGGAATCCTGAAAAATGCGCAGCCGGTCACCACACTGATGGTAACAGGGGATGTGAGATGTGTTGATCAAGTATGGAAAAACACACATGCGGCGGTACCTGTATCTAAAGGACCTTCCAGACTGCCAGCCCAGGGCAACATTCTTGCATCCATCAAGTTTTCCTAGTAGGTACCGGCAACTGAGCGTGCGAAGTTATCTTAGATATCAAGTAGTGGCATTATAAGCGTACGTGCTGGTTACTGGCGATCAACTCTGCACGGTGAGAGAGAGACAGATAAGGCTGTTCCTCGGCAGGTGTCGCGAATATATATGCTGTGTTGTTGTAAAAGTCTGGAAGCAGAAACGCTAGCGAACAGCACAACTAGTAGTAGTAATGAACGAGTGACGGCCATAGCAGACGGCAGGCGGCATGGGGTAACGTAGGGGTGCCACAGAGCTTGAGGACATGAGGCTAGTAGTACACGACCGATGACTGACCACCATGCTTTTCAGGAATCGAGAAGGAGACGAGACACAGCATCAGACGCTAAAataaaaggaaagaaagtcGAGAGCGGTCGAAAGGAACGAAGGCCCTAATTaatgaaaaaagaagaagccattTCGCCGCGGCGGCCTCCACGGACCTTAAAGgcgcctccttctctgcccAGACATAAATCCGCCAAAGTGGAAATCGCGGTTTCAGTAGATACCTAAGATAGTATCCTCTCTGGCCTCTTTTGGCTAAGATCATGTGTAGTATCTGTTCTTAACGCTGTGAGAAGCGTTACAACCCTACGGGGTTTACTTCTCGCGAAGTTTTTCTGCGCCCGCGTTGCCTCTTCAGCTTGCTGAATGTAACGCACGATGTCGCTGGCACCGCACTACCGCCTTCTGATGTCAGGgttcctccctcttcacttttttttctctctctcccacaTTTATTTGGTGCCATGGTTTTTTACTTTTTGAAACTCATTCGGATCCGGAACGACATGGATTACGTCACGACTTCTTCTCAAGTCAATGACGGAGCTGAGTTGAAAAGTAATGAATGATTATAACCACAAACGGTATTCATGATACATCCGTTCGATTACGTCGTTGCTGTTATTAGCTAGTAATAGTCATCATCCATTGATCCCAAGCTTATTATTGCTTGGTCATCAATAATCAGCCGCCCCGCCGAACTACCAGCACGAATATGCCCAAAGCAAACAAATCCTCGGCTTCAGCGGGGACTCGTAAGAAGCATGCCGCCAAGAAGACTCACAGAGAGCACGATGACGATTCTGATCATCAACCAGAGTCGGGAACACCTCAACCTTCGAGAAAACAGCGAGGGGAGAAAAAGCTCTCCAAGGCGCAAAAGAGAGCGATGCCGAAAGTGAAGCAATACATCCCTCCACCAAAACCCCCTG
This window contains:
- a CDS encoding chitin synthase, putative — encoded protein: MTRHHDPFTNSARVDSSFTPSVNPNTPYPQSDQYQSYYPPQLTHYQGQQGYQYDHTGDVGYGGRSRRHGSWAAVNNEDNEELTPLTTGPASSSTFLTTDPYLSGGPDLPLASSASISSAGADFLTRQTAPRRGATTKRIKLTNGNFIADYAVPGPVSSSVEAKWLIDKASNEFSHMRYTAATCDPDDFTPENGWKLKTTSYNRETELLIAITSYNEDKILYARTLHNVMLNIRDICNTKASKFWRRSAEEGRPGWQKIVVALVADGLDPMDKQVLDVLQTIGVFQDGILKKEVDGKKTAAHIFEYTTQLSIDATPQLVQPHPGEPNNLVPVQIIFVLKQENSKKINSHRWLFNALGRQLQPEICVLLDAGTKPGHKAIYHRGACGEIHAMIKKGVKLFNPLVAAQNFEYKMSNILDKPLESSFGYVSVLPGAFSAYRYKAIQGRPLTQYFHGDATLAARLGKKGIYGMGIFTKNMFLAEDRILCFELVAKKGEKWVLQYVKPSKAETDVPEQAAELISQRRRWLNGSFAASVYSVFHFFRLYRSGHGPIRMLFLHIQAIYNVFSLIFSWFALANLWLTFSIIIELLPESANINLFGTADVTHWINLVFTWVYLAFLMLQLVLALGNRPKGEKGLYILTLWVYAFLSLYLIICSIILSVVAFKGALRDGGSIDAKLGNLFNSTNGVLVAAIMSTIGIYLIASFLYRDPWHMFSSFPQYMLLAPSFTNILNVYAFCNLHDVSWGTKGSDRAEALPAISSSKEKDGETAVVEEQQRSQGELDESFKQVVQRAVAPYKPEEADEKPNLDDQNRTFRTRLVVVWLLSNAALAISIQTLNGLDTTKQLVEACLPSSYNPDNGTVIVSTNGTCITQALEHDGDKLQDKQQIYFQAILWATFALSMVRFIGCVFYWAMRQMGRCWRRN